A genomic window from Candidatus Binataceae bacterium includes:
- a CDS encoding DUF2267 domain-containing protein, whose amino-acid sequence MQGKEFFKEVMARVGCDLRRAEALTFAVFQELRDRLTHREASHVAAQLPKRLKLIWMSLEIPNRKVHRVTAEQFIWEVKRMAGLADDAEAELAVSAVFAGLQRLLGSPTGQEGEAWDVMSQLPKDLKKLWTDAQKFHQTVGPSGV is encoded by the coding sequence ATGCAGGGGAAAGAATTCTTTAAAGAGGTAATGGCACGCGTCGGATGTGATCTGAGGCGCGCCGAGGCGTTAACCTTCGCGGTCTTCCAGGAATTGCGTGATCGCCTCACACACCGGGAGGCGTCGCACGTCGCGGCGCAACTTCCCAAGCGCCTCAAGCTGATATGGATGTCGCTGGAGATCCCCAATCGTAAAGTCCATCGCGTCACCGCAGAACAGTTCATCTGGGAAGTGAAGCGGATGGCCGGTCTCGCCGATGACGCGGAAGCGGAGTTGGCGGTGTCCGCAGTCTTCGCCGGGTTGCAGAGGTTGCTCGGCAGCCCGACCGGCCAGGAAGGCGAGGCATGGGATGTGATGAGCCAGCTTCCCAAGGATCTTAAGAAACTATGGACCGACGCTCAGAAGTTCCATCAGACGGTCGGCCCGTCCGGCGTTTGA